The following DNA comes from Methanothermus fervidus DSM 2088.
ATTTATCAATTAAAATTTTAGGATTTTCAAAATTTTCATATCTGTGGTATTCAAATATTATTTCTTTAAACATTGAAAGATCAGAATTTTTTATTATTTCATATTCGCAACCTTCACAATCCATTTTTAATAAATATGGCTTCACATTATATTCATCAATTATTTTTTCAATTGTCGTTGATTTAACTCTAATTTTCTTTTCACCATTTGTATATGCTGAAGCACCACCACTCATTTCTAAACCATCATATGAAATTTTTATTTCTCCTTCACTACTACTAACAGCTTTATTTATAAATTTTATTCTATCTGCCAAATTTTTATTTAAATTTATATTTTTTAATGCAAGTTTATACACTTCTGGGATAGGTTCAAAAGCATAAACTTTATAGCCTTTTGATGCAAAATATAAAGCTGTATCACCTATGTTACCTCCAATATCTATCACCGTTTCATCATCTTTCGCTTTTCTAACTCTATATTGTTCTTCAACAAAAGTTT
Coding sequences within:
- a CDS encoding methyltransferase FkbM family (InterPro IPR006342~KEGG: sso:SSO1623 hypothetical protein~SPTR: Q97XT4 Putative uncharacterized protein~TIGRFAM: methyltransferase FkbM family~PFAM: Met-10+ like-protein~TIGRFAM: methyltransferase, FkbM family); protein product: MIKNLKSKYLWTKLIFKATKDPLSALSVLLFRLGLKDKCKCAFKYLGNIELDKNDIEREYFDYLILACSQKLSKVGINNLKAFLNQRNNKIIEINGIRFLNSVVYSIYETFVEEQYRVRKAKDDETVIDIGGNIGDTALYFASKGYKVYAFEPIPEVYKLALKNINLNKNLADRIKFINKAVSSSEGEIKISYDGLEMSGGASAYTNGEKKIRVKSTTIEKIIDEYNVKPYLLKMDCEGCEYEIIKNSDLSMFKEIIFEYHRYENFENPKILIDKLRNQGFKVKSHKKLAEIHFLGPIVEVGIVHMVKNSQ